Proteins from a genomic interval of Chryseobacterium indologenes:
- a CDS encoding response regulator transcription factor, which translates to MSNRILLVEDDQSFGAVLKDYLTINNFEVTLATDGEQGLKEFTENEFDICIFDVMMPKKDGFSLAEDVKKIDKNTPIIFLTARNMREDILKGYQLGADDYITKPFDTELLLYKIKAILQRSSTLENEEQEQFKISNIFFDSMLRQLKVGDKEYKLSPKENELLKLLCIHRNDFMPRDLALRKIWKKENYFTARSMDVYIAKLRKLLKDDEGLEIINVHGEGFRLLVKN; encoded by the coding sequence ATGAGCAACAGAATATTATTAGTAGAGGACGATCAGAGTTTCGGGGCGGTACTTAAAGATTATTTAACGATCAATAATTTTGAAGTTACCCTTGCAACGGATGGAGAACAAGGATTGAAAGAATTTACGGAAAATGAATTCGACATCTGTATATTCGACGTCATGATGCCTAAAAAAGACGGATTCTCATTAGCTGAGGACGTAAAAAAGATTGATAAAAATACTCCTATCATATTCCTTACTGCCAGAAATATGAGAGAAGATATCTTGAAAGGATATCAGTTGGGAGCTGATGATTACATTACAAAGCCTTTTGATACTGAACTTCTTTTATATAAGATCAAAGCTATTCTACAAAGAAGCTCTACCCTGGAAAATGAAGAACAGGAACAATTCAAAATCAGCAATATTTTCTTCGACTCTATGCTGAGACAGCTTAAAGTGGGTGATAAAGAATACAAACTTTCTCCGAAAGAAAATGAGCTGTTAAAGCTTCTATGTATCCACAGAAACGATTTCATGCCCAGAGATCTTGCGTTAAGAAAGATCTGGAAGAAAGAAAACTACTTTACAGCGAGAAGTATGGACGTATATATCGCTAAACTTCGTAAGCTATTGAAAGATGATGAAGGATTGGAAATCATCAACGTGCACGGAGAAGGATTCAGACTTTTGGTAAAAAATTAA
- a CDS encoding T9SS type A sorting domain-containing protein, whose amino-acid sequence MKKLLFCLFLFTIVFVNAQNDNCTEATSLSVGTDFASGAITADNTGATTDGSLPSCNSYAVENVWFTVTVPQSGNLKIETQQAPGSDFDDTVLSVYSGTCGSLTEIDCNDDNSQDDFSSILLTGQTPGTTLYISVWKYSSDISSGEFQISAYDPILPVNDDCSEAIPLNVGNDFASGAITKGNTNATTDGSLPSCNPYAIENVWFTVTVPQSGNLKIETQQAPGSDFDDTVLSVYSGTCGSLTEIDCNDDNIQDAFSSILLTGQTPGTTLYVSVWKYNSDISSGEFQISAYDDTPLSTHEVADNKKEITASPNPFTDQLTISDISGVQSISIIDTSGKLIKTIEKPTSSIELKDLKEGLYFITLKMKYGSIKTIKTIKK is encoded by the coding sequence ATGAAAAAATTATTATTTTGTTTATTTTTATTCACAATTGTATTTGTAAATGCGCAAAATGACAATTGTACAGAAGCAACCTCCTTAAGTGTTGGAACAGATTTCGCATCAGGAGCAATCACAGCAGACAATACCGGAGCAACCACTGACGGCTCTCTCCCTTCATGCAATTCCTATGCTGTTGAAAATGTTTGGTTTACAGTAACGGTACCACAAAGTGGAAATCTGAAGATAGAAACTCAACAAGCTCCAGGTTCTGATTTTGACGACACTGTGTTGAGCGTTTATAGTGGTACCTGTGGATCTTTAACAGAAATCGATTGTAATGATGATAATAGTCAGGATGACTTCTCGTCTATTTTACTGACCGGACAAACTCCGGGAACAACCTTATACATCAGCGTCTGGAAATATAGCTCTGATATAAGTAGTGGAGAATTTCAAATTTCAGCCTATGACCCAATTTTACCAGTCAATGATGATTGCTCGGAGGCAATCCCTCTCAATGTTGGTAATGATTTCGCATCGGGAGCAATTACAAAAGGCAATACAAACGCAACTACTGACGGCTCTCTCCCTTCATGCAATCCCTATGCTATTGAAAATGTTTGGTTTACAGTAACAGTACCACAAAGTGGAAATCTGAAGATAGAAACTCAACAAGCTCCAGGTTCTGATTTTGACGACACTGTTTTGAGCGTTTATAGTGGTACCTGTGGATCTTTAACAGAAATCGATTGTAATGATGACAATATCCAGGATGCCTTCTCATCTATTTTACTGACCGGGCAAACTCCGGGAACAACCTTATACGTCAGCGTCTGGAAATATAACTCTGATATAAGTAGTGGAGAATTTCAAATTTCAGCCTACGATGACACTCCGCTATCCACTCATGAAGTAGCCGACAACAAAAAGGAAATTACCGCATCTCCAAACCCTTTTACTGATCAGCTTACCATCTCTGACATATCCGGTGTACAATCAATTTCGATTATAGATACTTCAGGAAAATTGATCAAAACAATTGAAAAGCCGACCTCTTCAATAGAGCTGAAAGATTTAAAAGAAGGGTTATATTTCATTACTTTAAAAATGAAATATGGTAGTATCAAAACAATAAAAACCATAAAAAAATAA
- a CDS encoding SRPBCC domain-containing protein, protein MESNITFNKDFEANSAYVMKIYNADVSKVWNYFTQSQLLDQWWGPQPWRCETIRQNFEKDGIWLYAMVGPNGEKSYSQSKYGEIIEHRSFDWMSAFCDEDGNVNEDFPSSKWLIGFTGVEEGTKVTINIHYQSQEVMKKMFDMGFQEGFTMGLNQLEEILK, encoded by the coding sequence ATGGAATCTAATATCACTTTCAACAAAGATTTTGAGGCAAATAGTGCTTATGTAATGAAAATTTATAACGCTGATGTTTCAAAAGTATGGAACTATTTTACCCAATCTCAATTATTGGATCAGTGGTGGGGTCCTCAACCCTGGAGATGTGAGACGATAAGGCAGAATTTTGAAAAAGATGGAATTTGGTTATATGCCATGGTAGGCCCCAATGGTGAAAAATCCTATTCACAATCAAAATATGGCGAGATTATAGAACACAGAAGCTTTGACTGGATGAGTGCATTCTGCGATGAAGACGGGAATGTCAATGAAGATTTTCCATCATCAAAGTGGCTGATAGGTTTTACTGGTGTTGAAGAAGGCACAAAGGTTACCATAAATATCCACTACCAGTCTCAGGAAGTCATGAAAAAAATGTTTGATATGGGCTTTCAGGAAGGCTTTACTATGGGACTGAACCAACTTGAGGAGATTCTGAAATAA
- a CDS encoding radical SAM protein has protein sequence MKIESFILKIASHCNLNCSYCHMYNMGDLTYKNQPKFISKENLLNFSTKLRSYTGKYSIPHVFISFHGGEPLLTNKEYFVDCIETIKAINQDLEITFLMQTNGVLLDKKWAEILKKYSVNVGISLDGERKINDLFRKKHNGKGSYDDIIRNLKSIQDFDVVKGIISVANPDVDPFDFYYHMKKVNHHQLNILLPNINYSNIPAFYLPLDKFIPETSSWLISLYETWKEDTNRLSIPFFELIIQLISGYENFGNHLIGNCENGVAVIETNGDIEVIDALRTSFSGATRGNINVADHDIDELHHIGLFKKYYFAHTTDLPHDCQKCEIKEVCGGGFLVHRYNKNSNDFNNPSIYCEVLTDLITYIKKDLFYETA, from the coding sequence ATGAAAATAGAATCATTTATCTTGAAAATTGCAAGCCACTGCAATTTAAACTGTTCTTATTGCCATATGTACAATATGGGAGATCTGACCTATAAGAATCAACCTAAATTTATAAGCAAAGAAAATCTTCTCAATTTTTCTACAAAACTACGGAGTTATACAGGGAAATATTCGATTCCTCACGTTTTTATTTCTTTCCATGGCGGAGAGCCGTTGTTGACCAATAAGGAATATTTTGTGGATTGTATTGAAACCATCAAGGCAATCAATCAAGATCTTGAAATTACTTTTCTTATGCAGACCAATGGAGTGCTGCTGGATAAAAAGTGGGCGGAAATTTTGAAAAAATATTCTGTGAATGTTGGGATAAGCCTTGATGGTGAAAGAAAAATTAATGACCTGTTCAGGAAAAAGCATAATGGAAAAGGGTCGTATGACGATATTATAAGAAATCTGAAGTCAATACAGGATTTTGATGTCGTGAAAGGGATAATTTCTGTGGCCAATCCCGATGTTGATCCTTTTGATTTTTATTATCATATGAAAAAGGTGAATCATCATCAGCTTAATATTTTGCTGCCGAATATCAATTATTCGAATATTCCAGCTTTTTATCTGCCGTTGGACAAATTTATTCCTGAAACATCATCATGGCTCATCAGTCTGTATGAAACCTGGAAAGAAGATACGAACAGATTATCAATACCTTTTTTTGAACTTATCATTCAGTTGATTTCAGGATATGAAAATTTTGGGAATCATCTGATCGGAAACTGTGAAAATGGAGTTGCTGTTATTGAGACCAATGGCGATATTGAAGTTATAGATGCTTTAAGGACTTCATTCAGCGGGGCAACAAGAGGAAACATCAATGTAGCTGATCATGATATCGACGAATTGCATCATATTGGGCTTTTCAAAAAATATTACTTTGCTCACACGACCGATTTGCCCCATGATTGTCAGAAATGTGAGATAAAAGAAGTTTGTGGCGGAGGATTTTTGGTTCACCGATATAATAAAAACAGTAATGACTTCAATAATCCTTCAATATATTGTGAGGTTCTTACTGACTTAATAACATACATCAAAAAAGATTTGTTTTATGAAACTGCTTAA
- a CDS encoding alpha/beta hydrolase, with product MKFRFSLLALVIYTIAWTQNTEIKEYKDIYKNTIVNYIVCSVKGEENVKKPVFFFCQGSLARPLEYVTKKGTFPTFLPFDLDIIVKKYHLVVVSKPGIPIKENLKNLQEDLSYPKEGLPPAEYISNNNLEYYYQRNNALLKKLLKQTWADPKEVVAAGHSEGSYVALEMASHNNKITHLIYSGGNPLGRMMSIINENRQSAEEKENWTGESLDFWKKIVANKDKKETDKENTSFYHYTLSQNFTPTLLKIKIPVLVTYGTKDQNGIFNDYLQVLAIQNHKANYSFTSYFDCDHNFFPVKNGVADHEVDNWTVVANDWMKWLEKK from the coding sequence ATGAAATTTAGGTTTTCTCTATTGGCCCTTGTAATCTATACCATTGCCTGGACCCAGAATACAGAAATAAAGGAGTATAAAGACATCTATAAAAATACAATTGTCAATTATATTGTATGCTCTGTGAAAGGAGAAGAAAATGTAAAAAAACCTGTATTCTTTTTCTGTCAGGGAAGCCTTGCCAGACCTTTAGAATATGTCACAAAAAAAGGAACATTTCCTACGTTTCTTCCTTTTGACCTGGATATTATTGTCAAAAAATATCATTTGGTCGTTGTCAGCAAGCCGGGAATTCCTATTAAAGAAAATCTGAAAAACCTACAGGAAGATCTAAGCTATCCGAAAGAAGGCCTTCCTCCTGCAGAATATATTTCAAATAATAACCTGGAATACTATTACCAACGAAACAACGCCCTGTTAAAAAAATTGTTAAAACAAACCTGGGCAGATCCGAAAGAAGTAGTAGCAGCGGGACATTCTGAAGGTTCTTATGTTGCATTGGAAATGGCCTCACACAACAATAAAATTACACATCTTATTTATTCCGGGGGAAATCCTTTGGGAAGGATGATGAGTATTATTAACGAAAATCGTCAGAGTGCTGAAGAAAAAGAGAACTGGACCGGTGAAAGTCTTGATTTTTGGAAAAAAATTGTAGCAAATAAAGATAAAAAAGAGACGGATAAAGAAAATACCAGTTTTTATCATTACACGCTTTCTCAAAATTTTACCCCTACATTATTAAAAATTAAAATTCCGGTTTTGGTTACCTATGGCACAAAAGATCAAAATGGTATTTTTAACGATTATCTTCAGGTGCTGGCTATTCAGAATCATAAAGCAAACTACTCCTTTACATCTTATTTTGATTGTGATCATAATTTTTTTCCGGTGAAAAACGGCGTTGCGGATCATGAGGTGGATAACTGGACTGTGGTTGCCAATGATTGGATGAAATGGCTTGAAAAGAAGTGA